In Canis lupus familiaris isolate Mischka breed German Shepherd chromosome 5, alternate assembly UU_Cfam_GSD_1.0, whole genome shotgun sequence, a genomic segment contains:
- the HSF4 gene encoding heat shock factor protein 4 isoform X1, whose translation MGNSQERPSETIDRERKRLVETLQADSGLLLDALLARGVLAGPEYEALDALPDAERRVRRLLLLVQSKGEAACQELLLCAQRTARAPDPAWDWQHVGTGYRERSWDAACAGHWTPEAPGSSTTCPELPRAADCGEPGAPGGSEAAQSGSLEEPDPELEAGAELESEPQMDLEPEPEAEPEPELEREPEPEPEPDLEAGDESEDS comes from the exons ATGGGCAACTCCCAGGAGCGGCCCTCAGAGACCATCGACCGCGAGCGGAAACGCCTGGTGGAGACGCTGCAGGCCGACTCGGGGCTGCTGCTGGACGCGCTGCTGGCGCGGGGCGTGCTCGCCGGGCCCGAGTACGAGGCGTTGGACGCGCTGCCCGACGCCGAGCGCAGGGTGCGCcgcctgctgctgctggtgcaGAGCAAGGGCGAGGCCGCCTGCCAGGAGCTGCTGCTCTGCGCCCAGCGGACCGCGCGGGCGCCCGACCCCGCCTGGGACTGGCAGCACGTGGGCACCG gcTACCGGGAACGCAGCTGGGACGCTGCGTGCGCTGGCCACTGGACGCCTGAGGCCCCTGGCTCGAGCACCACTTGCCCCGAGCTGCCCCGAGCTGCAGACTGCGGCGAgcccggggctcctgggggctccgAGGCAGCGCAATCAGGATCCCTCGAGGAACCCGATCCCGAGCTGGAAGCTGGGGCTGAGCTGGAGTCGGAACCCCAAATGGATTTGGAACCAGAACCGGAGGCAGAACCGGAGCCTGAACTGGAGCGGGAACCCGAACCAGAGCCGGAGCCTGACCTCGAGGCGGGTGATGAGTCTGAAG ATTCCTGA